A window of Bactrocera dorsalis isolate Fly_Bdor chromosome 4, ASM2337382v1, whole genome shotgun sequence genomic DNA:
TaaacttttttgacattttttcacaattaattTTGTGTAGTTTTcgaaataacttttttctacaatttttttcagaatttcaCACATACTTACGACTGTGCCTTAGCGCTTTTTTGCAAACTATTTTAGTaacttatataataatacaatatttacaaaaataatataaggtGTGTAGTGGCAGCGACAAACGTTGGCGCAAATATTAAGTAGATAGCAAAAGTAGACACGGAAAATCGGTTTTGAAGCTTTCGAAAGCTCTTCAACTGTTGCGAAAGCTCTTGAATGTGTACGAAAGCTGCTCAAAGCCCAGAAATCGCAACACTGAAGTGTATAGTTGAGCGTGAAAGCTCTGGAAAAATGTGAAAGCACACATTAAAAATGAATGCTTTCGAAAGCTCAAAAAATGGAAAGTTATTTGAATTAAGTGCAAAAACATGAGTAACCGGGAATCGATTTTAAAGCATGAGTAAGCTTTTCAGCTGTTGCTAAATCTTCAAAAAAGTCGgaaatcttatttaaaaatatagttgAGCGTGAAAGctctcaaaaaatttaaagtacgCAGCTTCAAGTGAAAGCTTTCGAAAGCTCAAAAAATGGAAAGTTGTTTGAtttaagaagaaaataaaaaggatttaaCGCGAATCGATTTCGAAGCTTTTAAAAGCTCTTCAGCGGCTGCTAAAGCTTCAAAAAGGTCAGAAATCTCattgaaaaatatagttaattttgaaagctctgaaaaaatttaaagtacaCCGTTTCAAATGAAagcttccaaaaattaaaaaggcgCAAAAATGCTTTTGGCAAGCTCTAGATCGCTTTGTATGTTTTCTTTAGAAAAGTGTAGTGCTTTACTCTAGCTCTGGAGTTTTTTATGCTATCTTTTAcaagtttttcactttttgcaaGCTCTGAAGGATTTTGTGTGCTctctttcaacaattttttcgtatAATTCCTCAGATATGCacataaactatatttttgtcGCTTGGAAATAAAGGTTTTGCCCACTTTTTCATCAGTTAATTCTTACACCATCGCAAATTAATATTGTTTGTCCGCGCTTCAATCGGTTCTTGTAGGTTTCTCATAGAGCTGCACATGTGCCTACAGCAACGTTAGGCTTACATATGAATTTTACAATACAAAATACATTTGCTTGcaggtttttaaaaatataaaaagaaataacaataaaatagtattaccgttacatatttacatgtgtgtgtgtgtgtgtgtgttcactTACTCCTAATGCTCATTAGTTATACTAGTTGTCTTAAGCTTGTAATTAACGTATTCACAACAAGTACCGTTAAGTACTAGTTACACATACACAtccacatgtgtgtgtgtgtatttcttCTACGATTTCTGCGTCCCAATTTTGACGATTTTTTCTTACATCTTTAATTATACAATTAACATATTGTTTTTTACTCGGtagaaacttaaatttaatgatatttcTCGCTTTGCTCGTTTTCTCAGCGACATTGCTTAATAAGTTGCTTGTAAATTTGCTTGATTGGCAGAGTTGCCAATTATAATTCTCTAATAACCACTATGGAATTTTCGCTaatttgtgtgaaaattttacattttttttcacatttttcttttatgcagTTTTTGCTGCTTCTGTCGCAGCTTCGGCTTACAGTTATGATTTAAGTGAGTtcacattttaaatttacttttttacacatacatatacatatataaatcgcTTTAATCGTCTTTACAACGCCATCAGTCTTTAACTTAGGGATTAAATTGTGTACTTGcttaaaactaattatttttttatttatttagtgaaattgaaaaatgctTTTAGAGGTGATTTTAGGCTtggaaacattattttttcgaaattttcaaataaaaatgtgaagtTACGTGATGTTAGTaatgtttttaagaaaatatttaaaatattaaaaacaaaatataaaagaaaataaaaagttataaatttaaaaaaaatttaaatttaaaaaaattttaaatttaaaaataaaaaaaaaagtttaaaaaaaaattaaaaagaattaagAACTTTTTTCCCTTTTCATTGAAacaattaagttttaaaaaacgtgccacaatttaaaaaaagtcaaaaattagataattaaatacaaatttcaaaaattaaaaaatataaaattaaaaaaaaaaatcaaaaattaaaaaattcaaaagtaagaATTAGAaacatatgaaaaatttaaaaaaactgaaaaaaattcaaatattgttagaattaaaaaaaaattgtaaaatttaaaaaagttaaaaataaaaatattacaaaaaaatcataacaatTATCAAAAAtccaaagttaaaaaatatgtatgtatgtcaaaagttaaaaagtcaaaaataaaaattttatgaattagaaaattttcaaaacttaaaaaattctaattagttttcaaataaatcaaaaattaaaagaaaaatattattaaaaaaaaatatttaaaaaaatttaaatgattcaaaaaatgaaaaaataaaactaaataatttacaaaaaataaatttcactttttacttAGTTTATCAATAATTgcttgaaattatttaatattatttgtgaCATTTGCATTTGTTCTGTTCGCTTGTAGACGGTAAATTAttgcaaagtaaaaaataaaattaaaaaaaaaaattaaataaaaataaaaaattattatttctggtGCCAAAAGCCTTGTTTTGAAATTCATAGAAACagattaaaatgcaaaaaacattTTGATGCCAAAAGCCTTACTATTTTGCTTGAAAACTTAGCTcaggaaaaaaattcaaaatttaacaaaaattttcaacaaaaatatgtgttttatacattttaataataaaatattgaatttttcatgcaaaaattaaaatttttatttttctttaattttttttttaagtactttaATTATTATGGCATAAAgctaattaatttgaaaagtaattccgaaaactttcaaaaaaatttattgattcaaaaattttcaaaattatattttaatagataaaattttttacaccaacaaaaaagtgaaatatttaacattttaaaattttcgaaaatgtttaaggaattttttaatatagaaatttcagcttttttaaactggcaacactttgaaaatacatttggcaacactttgaaaatattatattcagtttttaatattaaatttgtcaGTTCTCTTCTTCAAATTTccacatttaaaaatttccaaaaattttagcttTGCTTTTGgcactttcaaattatttacacggcagtattaatttaaaatttaattatttacaaaaaagaaatattattgtttatgttttttttttcaagatcgTACACTTTTTAACATGAAGGcacatttgacatttttgttctctttttttttcaagtgtAAATATAAAGAGCATAGTAACAAGATTTATTCACtagaatttacaattttttgttctacaaataaaaacaactttttaaggagtctgtatttaaaaaaaagtgtttttgtaatatttgagatttttttgttttcgatagataaaatttacaagcatttctgtCAATGCTGGGGAACACTTTATCGCTTTAACACTGCTTCGAAGTAACAATTTCTCATTTctttcaataacaaaaaatcttTCGTTCGTTTTTGTAAAATACAGCGAAGAAATTGTCTTCGTTAAGTACCACacaattttcgttatttttctGACGAGGAATTTTAACTCACTTTTTAGGTAACGGCGTCAAGGTAGAAGACAGTTAGAAGGGTTACGCTGGAGTGAGATGATTTTTAGATGAAACTTTGTAGCAGACAGGTCGGTGGCGACATATGTTTGGTTCACCTGTTTGTTTTCTAGTGAAGACACAAACCGATACTTCGCAAGTAGACCGCGTTTCAGATCCTCGACGTTCTTTAGTGACAACGCGCGCTTTCATGAGCTTTCAAGAATTTCCACAAGTTGTGAAGAACTTCCTTATATTTCGAAGAACTTTTAATAGTTACCAAGCGCTTTCACGAGTGTGCGTTTTAAAGAACTTCCACAAGTTGTCAGGAGCTTTCACGCGTTTTTCAATTcgtgatataaaaaattattacagcTGCTATTTTCATACCACCTAAATCCCATTGTTTTGCTTGCCTTCAGCCAGCTTAAAATTCCGCTCAGAATTATCAGAAAAATTCGTTGCTGCCCGCCGCACCCTCTCGCCAACGCTCATAGTAATCTGCCGCATTGCCTGCGCCGCTACCGCTACTGCTCTCCCCCACTCTGCCGCCCATCCAGTTATTGCTGCCGCCCGCCCACCAACTGCCCAGAAATCACCGCTCACTCGCGTGTGTGGTCGAGCCAATGCCGCCACCATTGCCGACGGGCCGCTTGAAGAAGCCCAGCGTGTCGAGCGTGCGGAAGGTGCGTCGTATTAGCTCGTCTTTGTACTTCCAGATTGTTTTGTCTTCGACCGAGTTCTCGCGGTACTCCTCACAGCTCTTCTTCAGCGTATTAACGCAGTCGGCGCGATAATGTTGCAGCTGTGCGTCGGTGGTGTTCACCGGGTAGGATTTACAGACGCCACCGAGGCAGGCGAGCGGAAAGTGATTGTGCAGAGTGAGCACGCGCTCCGGGTCGTGGAAGCACTTCACGTACTGATTGGGTTTGGTGTAGTTCTTGGCGCGGTGCACGTGTTGCAACATGTGCATGTACTTGGGTATGTCCTTGTGCCAGCCGTGCTCGTGCTGTTGGTCGTCCAGGAAGTAGACATTGCGGAAATTGTAGCTGTTGTAGCCTTCGGGTTTGATCTTCAGCGATTCGGGCACTACCTTCTCCATTAGCTCCGACCAGAGCACGAAGTTGCCCTTCGGCATGATCACTTCGTCGATATCGAGTAGCGCAATGTATTTGTATAAGTAGAGATTCTTGTAGAGACAGTCATTGTAGGGTATAACCTCATTCTGACGCTTGTGATTCGTCTTTTTCGTGAGGTAGAGATGCTGGAAACCGGGCACATTCGGTTGTCCGCCCGGTAGCGTCAGCGGTATGACTTGCACTTTGCCCTCTTGCTCATAGTGGCTGAGCACTTTTGTGATATTCGGATGCACTTGCAGATTGTAGAAGTAGATCTTATCGGCGCCCAAAATATTCAACATCTCGATCCACTCAATCAAACGCACCGAGAGATCATCGTAGAGGAAGTCCAGACCCTTCACGCAAACGGCGAAACCTTTCTTCTGGTCATCTGGCGGCCGATTGTAAATGACGCGCAAGTTATTTGTCGCCGTATCGCATTCCTTCTCCACCATCGATACCGAGCTGGGCACGACACCGTGGAAGGGTTTCGGTATTTGACATGCTATCAGATAAGGCTGATAGATGCCCTGCTTGTAGTTACCCCACTTATTGTACCAGATATATTTGTACTCGAAGGTCTTAACAATGAACGGTTCCTTCTGGCCATCGAACCAGAACTGACAGTACGTCTTCACTGTCGGCTGTATGCGATCGATCATGCCGAGTATACGTACCGTGGGACCAATACGCGAGGTCTTACGTATGTCATAGTATGCGCCGAACAGCTGAAAGGTGCCGTTAGATGTGCGCATTGTCTGCCAGTAGATATTATTGAACTCCAGCTCGAAGATGGATGGATATTTGGCGCAAGTGTTGGACTTTTGCTGGCGAAAGTTCTTGTTCTTGCTCCAATAGGCGATGGGGAGCGAAGGGATGCGAGACTCGACATCACGCACCAGCTGATCATCATCCATGGCTAGAAGCGAGGCAGAAAGGAGACAAGAAGAAGGTGAACGAATTAGTAAGAAATAGAAATTTAGAGGGAAGATTAGGTCTAATACTAAATTAAGGAAACTCTCGACTCGTGGGTTAATAAAATCAATGAAGACTGAGGTAACTGAGTATATTCTTCAAGCTTTCCTATTGCACAAAGGTGGTCTGAGATATTggattcatttaattttagtcCCTTCgatattttttactaatataTGATAAGATCTGTTGATCTTCTCAAATTTAAGACTTGTTTGGATGCAGCGCACTGAAGTGACAAAAGCTAGAAAGGTTGCATGGTCCCTAAAATTATAGGATGGAATTCAAACTTTCGTCTCCAGAAAGATTGGGTAAAGGTCATGTCAAAAAGAGGACACTACCCGGATATGTTTTCGCGGTCGTCATATGGGGCTGAAGCGTTTCGCCTTCTCAGAACGGGGATATGTCTTCGCGGTAGTAATATGGACGAAGCCATCATAATGGACTAAAGCGTTTCGCCTTTTTGATAGAGGCAATATAAAAGGTTTTCATTGACATATCATATATTCTAGCTCGTCTCTAGTTATTGTCCAACCGTTGGGAAAGAGTGTCATACCTTAATTCTTAACAATTTTGGGACCACTTTTATCTCAGTATGGATTGAGTGTCTTATCCAACCTAGATGTATGTAGTCATATGGGACACTTGAAAACTTAATATAGACATTCGCTAACGTTCACTCACCTGTTCGATTGTCCACTAAGATCTCCGAAGGATCAAAACGATCCGTTGTGGTCGACGTAGTCTCCGCATAACGCAATATGTCCTTCTGCAGCAAAATGCGGCCGCTCAACGGCACGGCGCTGTACTCCTGTGAGACAATATTGGTGCCGTGCATTTTGAAGAGACCGATTATGACGAAGGACCACACGCAAAGTGAGAGCAAAACTTTCAAGATAATCTTGGAACTGGCCATTTTGCTGGGTTTCTTGCTTAAAAGTAATGATTGTTGTTGGAGAAGTTAAGTCTaaattagtgttgttgttgtgtttgtgctTGCTTCGGCGGTAAGCACGTGTTTTCACCAGTCACGGCGTattattgctgttattgctgtGGCGCGTCGTGGTTCCTCTTTGATGAATGTCGGAGACTCTCTGCGGCACACGAAAATTCCATCAAAACTTCGAACAACTGAAACGAGACAACAAAGCATTTGGAGCGTaagtaaaatatcaaatttatataattatttgggTGAAAGGGAGCGAGAGAGAGGGTGGGGAGTCCCCAGTGAAATGCTGAATGGCTGTAATCGCTTTGTTCGGCCGTCTAGCAGACGAGCCATTGCATTGACGAGACAAAGCACataaagcatttaaaataattgccACATTTTATATTATGTGCGGCTTTGTTGTaatgccattgttgttg
This region includes:
- the LOC105226142 gene encoding uncharacterized protein LOC105226142 — encoded protein: MASSKIILKVLLSLCVWSFVIIGLFKMHGTNIVSQEYSAVPLSGRILLQKDILRYAETTSTTTDRFDPSEILVDNRTAMDDDQLVRDVESRIPSLPIAYWSKNKNFRQQKSNTCAKYPSIFELEFNNIYWQTMRTSNGTFQLFGAYYDIRKTSRIGPTVRILGMIDRIQPTVKTYCQFWFDGQKEPFIVKTFEYKYIWYNKWGNYKQGIYQPYLIACQIPKPFHGVVPSSVSMVEKECDTATNNLRVIYNRPPDDQKKGFAVCVKGLDFLYDDLSVRLIEWIEMLNILGADKIYFYNLQVHPNITKVLSHYEQEGKVQVIPLTLPGGQPNVPGFQHLYLTKKTNHKRQNEVIPYNDCLYKNLYLYKYIALLDIDEVIMPKGNFVLWSELMEKVVPESLKIKPEGYNSYNFRNVYFLDDQQHEHGWHKDIPKYMHMLQHVHRAKNYTKPNQYVKCFHDPERVLTLHNHFPLACLGGVCKSYPVNTTDAQLQHYRADCVNTLKKSCEEYRENSVEDKTIWKYKDELIRRTFRTLDTLGFFKRPVGNGGGIGSTTHASER